ATAAAGGCATTTTATCTGCAGATGGATTTGATAAACGGATTATCTTTCAAGGTATTCATATGCTGTTTGGTGCAAAGGCTGGAGAGCGATGGCCGGATGAAGACCATCGAAAGAGTGAGTTTGTGGTTATCGGTAAGAACTTGGATCATGAATGGTTTCAAGAAAGATTTGAGCAATGTTACGCATGATAATGGGAATTTGAGAGCTGAGCATGTGAGATTAATTTCTGTGCTCAGTTCTTTTTAAATATCGGAATTGGAGGGAGTAGAATGCTTGATAACATCTATCGACAACTCATAATGGACCATTCAAAAAAGAAGCGGAACTTCCGAGATTTAAAGAACGGCAGTCATCTTCATTATAAAAATCCAACTTGTGGTGATGTCATGACGTTATATTGGATAGTTGAAGACAAGACCGTTGTAGACGTTAGTTTTATCGGAGAAGGATGCAGTATCAGCATGGCTTCCTGTTCAATGATGACTGAACTCATAAGGGGGGAAAGTGTAGAAGAAGTATTTAAGATGCGAGAGGCAATGGAGCGGCTCATCCGAAATGGCGAACTACCGAAAGAGACAGACTTAGGTGATGCCGTTTCATTAGAGGGGGTGCATAAATTAAGAGCAAGGCATAATTGTGCACTTATGCCATGGCAGGCACTCGACAGAGCATTTCTTAAGAAAAATAAACAAGATCGATCTAATTAAACTTTCTCCTTTTAGAAAAGATGATAACTCAAAAGCAAAGGGCTACCTCCATAACAAGATACAGATCAGTTGATGATC
The Bacillus shivajii DNA segment above includes these coding regions:
- the sufU gene encoding Fe-S cluster assembly sulfur transfer protein SufU; translation: MLDNIYRQLIMDHSKKKRNFRDLKNGSHLHYKNPTCGDVMTLYWIVEDKTVVDVSFIGEGCSISMASCSMMTELIRGESVEEVFKMREAMERLIRNGELPKETDLGDAVSLEGVHKLRARHNCALMPWQALDRAFLKKNKQDRSN